A genomic stretch from Chiloscyllium plagiosum isolate BGI_BamShark_2017 chromosome 45, ASM401019v2, whole genome shotgun sequence includes:
- the LOC122544028 gene encoding N-acetyllactosaminide beta-1,3-N-acetylglucosaminyltransferase 2-like — translation MPGAGDYVGTHSSQRRLLFHPQALEGTVPPEAPQPPPSHHRPHSGKRMKLLQRKGLLWGACGFLTNLAVLWALWSWGRWWGWWQVDEDSALAPGSFWRTGCPLESLWNREWREMAWRLGAEGGGGGRNGLCRPDLEVADTFVDFQHLPQQMQDFLLYRHCRWYPLLLEPRGLCRGPGEVKLLLAVKSQAASFDRRQAIRQTWGAGRHRGVRLLFLLGRQGHPELSGLLGCESRLHGDLLQWAFLDTFFNLTLKEVLFLAWLGHRCPGARYIFKGDDDTFVNTGGLLDYLSGLGQVQGLDLFVGDLIVGGRPSRNASLKYYVPGAFYSGLYPPYAGGAGVLYSGLLARRLARVSRSVPLFPIDDVYTGMCLRRLGLSPVHHPGFCSFGLSPNVTDPWDPCVYRHLLVVHQRSPQEIIRLWRLLHHPNISCQPGPSALSPEWGCN, via the coding sequence ATGCCCGGGGCGGGAGATTATGTGGGGACCCACAGCTCACAACGGCGTCTCTTGTTCCATCCTCAGGCCTTGGAGGGAACCGTCCCTCCTGAAGCTCCTCAGCCTCCGCCTTCCCACCACAGGCCGCATTCCGGGAAGAGGATGAAGCTGCTGCAGAGGAAGGGCCTGCTGTGGGGGGCGTGCGGCTTCCTGACCAACCTGGCCGTCCTCTGGGCCCTGTGGAGCTGGGGAcggtggtgggggtggtggcaGGTGGACGAAGACTCCGCCCTGGCTCCTGGCTCCTTCTGGAGGACTGGCTGCCCGCTCGAGTCGCTGTGGAACCGGGAATGGAGGGAGATGGCGTGGAGGCTGGGAgcggaaggaggaggaggaggccgcAACGGGCTGTGCAGGCCTGACCTCGAGGTAGCAGACACCTTCGTCGACTTCCAGCACCTGCCGCAGCAGATGCAAGACTTCCTGCTGTACCGCCACTGCCGCTGGTACCCGCTGCTGCTGGAGCCCCGGGGTCTGTGCCGAGGCCCAGGCGAGGTGAAGCTGCTCCTGGCTGTCAAGAGCCAGGCCGCGAGCTTCGACCGCCGCCAGGCCATCCGGCAGACCTGGGGGGCTGGGAGACACCGGGGGGTCCGCCTCCTCTTCCTGCTGGGCCGGCAGGGCCACCCCGAGCTGTCGGGCCTGCTGGGCTGCGAGAGCCGTCTCCACGGCGACCTGCTGCAGTGGGCCTTCCTCGACACCTTCTTCAACCTGACCCTGAAGGAGGTGCTGTTCCTGGCCTGGCTGGGGCACCGGTGCCCGGGCGCCCGCTACATCTTCAAGGGCGACGACGACACCTTCGTCAACACCGGAGGCCTACTCGACTACCTGTCGGGCCTAGGCCAGGTACAAGGCCTGGACCTCTTCGTCGGCGACCTCATCGTGGGGGGCCGGCCCTCCCGCAACGCCTCCCTCAAATACTACGTGCCAGGGGCCTTCTACAGTGGACTATACCCGCCGTACGCGGGCGGTGCTGGGGTCCTTTACTCAGGACTCCTGGCCCGGCGCCTGGCCCGGGTCTCCCGCTCCGTGCCCCTCTTCCCCATCGATGACGTCTACACCGGCATGTGCCTGAGGCGCCTGGGCCTCTCGCCCGTCCACCACCCGGGCTTCTGCAGCTTCGGCCTCAGCCCCAACGTCACCGACCCCTGGGACCCGTGCGTGTACCGCCACCTCCTCGTGGTCCACCAGCGCAGCCCACAGGAGATCATCCGCCTCTGGAGGCTCCTGCACCATCCCAACATCAGCTGTCAGCCTGGGCCTTCAGCCTTAAGCCCGGAGTGGGGCTGCAATTAG